A stretch of Dysidea avara chromosome 5, odDysAvar1.4, whole genome shotgun sequence DNA encodes these proteins:
- the LOC136256387 gene encoding microtubule-associated serine/threonine-protein kinase 2-like isoform X3 — translation MTEERTREFPKLLPNLISEVDACEEVSLFLLLSDDYYIDDDLDLNKTLPRNFKIHPVPMEDPTGGPKRSVSTQHIASSCNASTIGTLSRIHPVASPSSSLSNLLTISAELRKSDPSLHRKKASSFHMHSKSMDDRARLPVRAQSLYTKSQSPPFCSPRYSMITPSPCGSPHNMSPGMSSAFFYGRRDLDRGRRWSATSSGYSTTGYTDSPSSLSSYGSQEALTNQAFEDAANLSQQSSASMWSLMDEDTRPMKRSRARSLSPVRSSRNSHYELESLNLLFQDRFPKAKEQMEEKLQEFITSNEESGLHYSDGHLSFLRNQIIQHAKDLYFKSVNGLLSSQLFMELAASLDTFLHKVHEHTNSDDASLKKLIKQLLAIISRPARLLEVLDFNSEAYYQSLDETEHQLAKELLSSHVPFLLSRLKASLDSHSGDDNKNASDGTEPPDPTTPESSEPQSARSSVISTASSSTAPQLSNFERIKLISQGAYSSVYLVRHKQTKMRFAMKRLSKQRMIMKKQVQNIFQERDVLTVAENPFAVGLWCSFQTERSLYLVMEYVEGGDLGTLIKNIGSLPLDLARMYFAETVLALEYVHNLGIIHRDLKPDNLLITSDGHIKVTDFGLSKMGLASLSAAIYEDHLNLSRDQQFTDEQILGTPDYIAPEVILGRAYGFPVDWWSMGVVLYQMLVGITPFASTTVEALFEEITNDNLEIEWPTEEDEEQPPPPVAQNLVEMLLQHEPQQRLGSATLNGVAGVKEHDFFSTINWERLLRQKAQFVPELSGEDDTSYFDTRSDRYHHDEIASDEEDYDDEQYHFPFTNFSTVTHRYSMLELEHSLTEKTADIKELKDSVFDHHNMDPDVDPMSKLVVGLKITTEDGEDPIAVQGTPQEGDALRDGTVTPETPVKDSAPVILAVPSPIDGRNRRQGLYDITVSTGLSPEHPITVTPPTPEHGFSLSPVTDDDMVPPLRSPRMSTCEVPYYIQKGEHGYGVVLQSVRVYLAENSDKYRLHHFVQHVDEESPAWEAGLRPGFVITHVNGESVTGLLHVQVVQLMLNNRRTDVLTINAIPLENTTIQTGHRVPSKSIGHRMVKKLKKLKQKTGALKKRSRTIFRTSKDSRSRPQSPPSGSPNHAHQSPRRSEGASRSDSFKETMKRISRIGSPRKPISPLAHSPSPTSVMTTRSRSTSPLTVAHGTSSPSSSPTGSNLYLHEMEAHTLSRKAPERSSSLHSALPKKIQSPTRPERRSWFGELGHSRRPSCEGISSLVTAANKSSPIHQKVSPHGSPLVLQRTVESGKGSKGSGTLSGIKPMRSHSEHLTWKERTAWFNKQ, via the exons ATGACTGAGGAGCGCACACGAGAGTTTCCGAAATTGTTGCCGAACTTAATATCTGAAGTTGATGCGTGCGAAGAAGTGAGTTTGTTTCTGCTTTTGTCA GATGATTATTATATTGATGATGATTTGGACTTGAATAAGACTTTGCCACGCAATTTTAAAATTCATCCTGTGCCAATGGAAGACCCTACTGGAGGTCCCAAGCGTTCGGTGTCGACGCAGCACATTGCATCAAGCTGCAATGCCAGTACCATCGGCACTTTATCACGGATACATCCTGTGGCTAGTCCCTCGTCATCACTAAGCAATCTACTCACCATCAGTGCTGAGCTACGCAAATCTGACCCATCGTTGCACAGAAAGAAAGCCAGT AGCTTCCACATGCACTCGAAGAGCATGGATGATAGAGCAAG GTTGCCTGTAAGAGCACAGAGCTTGTATACCAAGAGTCAGTCACCGCCATTTTGTTCCCCTCGTTATTCCATGATTACTCCGTCACCTTGTGGAAGTCCTCATAACATGTCACCAGGAATGTCCTCTGCCTTCTTCTATGGCAGGAG AGATCTTGACAGAGGGAGAAGATGGTCAGCGACTTCTTCTGGCTACAGTACAACTGGCTATACTGATTCCCCTTCTTCGTTATCA TCTTATGGCTCCCAGGAAGCCCTAACAAATCAG GCTTTTGAAGATGCTGCCAACTTGTCTCAGCAGTCGAGTGCCAGCATGTGGAGCTTGATGGATGAAGACACCAGACCCATGAAACGTTCTCGAGCTCGAAGTCTAAG TCCAGTCAGGTCTTCACGGAATAGCCATTATGAACTGGAATCTCTTAACTTGTTATTTCAAGATAGATTTCCAAAG GCTAAAGAACAAATGGAAGAAAAGCTACAA GAATTTATTACCTCCAATGAAGAAAGTGGCCTGCATTATTCTGATGGCCATCTCAGCTTCTTAAGGAACCAG attattcagcacGCTAAAGATCTTTACTTCAAGTCTGTCAATGGTCTATTATCAAGCCAGTTATTCATGGAGCTTGCTGCTAGCTTGGATACTTTCTTACATAAG GTACATGAACACACAAACAGTGACGACGCTTCACTAAAGAAACTGATCAAGCAATTGTTAGCAATAATATCTCGACCAGCAAGATTACTAGAAGTTTTG GATTTCAATTCTGAGGCTTACTATCAATCTTTAGATGAAACTGAGCATCAATTAGCGAAGGAGCTCCTCTCCTCGCATGTTCCATTCTTGTTAAGTCGATTAAAAGCATCTCTGGACAGTCATTCAG GAGATGACAACAAAAATGCATCAGATGGAACAGAGCCACCTGACCCTACCACCCCAGAATCATCTGAACCTCAATCAGCAAGAAGCTcg GTTATCTCGACTGCATCATCTTCGACCGCTCCCCAGTTAAGTAACTTTGAGCGGATCAAATTAATCAGCCAGGGAGCATACAG TTCGGTTTATCTTGTGAGACACAAGCAAACAAAGATGAGATTTGCTATGAAGAGGTTGAGCAAGCAGCGTATGATTATGAAGAAACAAGTACAGAATATATTTCAAGAACGTGACGTGCTTACTGTTGCGGAGAATCCTTTCGCTGTTGGTCTGTGGTGCTCTTTTCAGACAGAG AGGAGCTTATATTTGGTGATGGAATATGTTGAAGGTGGTGATCTCGGGACTCTCATAAAGAATATTGGCAGTTTGCCATTGGATCTGGCACGAATGTACTTCGCAGAGACTGTGCTAGCACTGGAGTACGTTCACAACTTGGGAATCATTCATCGTGATTTGAAGCCAGACAATTTGTTGATTACGTCAGACGGCCACATAAAAGTAACAGATTTTGGACTATCCAAAATGGGACTGGCCAGTTTATCGGCAGCAATTTATGAGGATCACTTGAATCTTAGCAGAGACCAACAATTTACTGATGAGCAAATCTTAGGAACACCTGATTATATTGCCCCGGAGGTGATTCTAGGAAGAGCTTATG GATTTCCAGTAGATTGGTGGTCGATGGGTGTAGTCCTGTACCAAATGCTTGTAGGGATCACACCATTTGCCAGCACCACAGTGGAGGCTTTGTTTGAGGAGATCACAAATG ACAATCTTGAAATTGAGTGGCCGACTGAAGAGGATGAAGAACAGCCGCCTCCTCCAGTTGCTCAGAATCTTGTTGAGATGTTGTTGCAACATGAACCTCAACAAAGACTTGGTTCAGCCACTCTCAACGGTGTAGCTGGAGTCAAGGAACATGATTTCTTTTCCACAATTAACTGGGAAAGGTTGTTACGACAGAAGGCACAATTTGTTCCTGAGTTGAGTGGAGAAGATGATACCAGTTACTTTGACA CTCGTAGTGATCGTTACCATCATGATGAAATAGCAAGTGACGAAGAAGATTACGATGATGAGCAATATCATTTCCCATTCACTAACTTCTCCACAGTAACACATCGCTACTCGATGCTTGAATTGGAGCATTCATTAACCGAGAAAACTGCTGACATTAAAGAACTCAAGGATTCAGTGTTTGACCATCATAATATGGATCCAGATGTAGACCCCATGTC GAAATTAGTGGTTGGTCTTAAGATAACTACAGAAGATGGGGAGGATCCTATTGCTGTACAGGGTACACCACAAGAAGGTGACGCATTAAGAGACGGCACAGTCACTCCAGAAACACCCGTGAAAGACTCCGCTCCTGTCATCCTTGCTGTGCCATCACCCATCGATGGTCGTAACAGACGACAAGGACTGTACGACATCACTGTGTCAACGGGACTTTCCCCTGAACACCCAATCACCGTGACCCCACCCACACCAG AGCATGGCTTCTCACTGAGCCCAGTAACTGATGATGATATGGTGCCACCATTGAGATCGCCTCGCATGTCTACCTGTGAAGTGCCCTACTATATCCAGAAAGGGGAACATGGCTATGGCGTCGTTCTGCAGTCAGTGCGTGTCTACCTTGCTGAAAACTCTGACAAATATCGTCTCCATCATTTCGTACAG CACGTTGATGAGGAAAGTCCTGCTTGGGAAGCTGGCCTGAGACCTGGCTTTGTCATCACGCATGTTAACGGAGAG TCTGTAACTGGCTTACTCCATGTACAAGTTGTTCAGCTCATGTTAAACAACAGACGCACTGATGTACTGACAATTAATGCTATTCCATTGGAAAACACCACAATACAAACTGGACACAGGGTACCCAGTAAATCTATTGGACACAGAATGGTAAAGAAACTGAAAAAGTTAAAACAGAAAACTGGAGCACTAAAGAAGCGTTCACGAACGATTTTCAGAACTTCTAAAGATTCTCGTTCCAGGCCACAAAGTCCACCCTCTGGCTCACCAAATCATGCACACCAGAGCCCTAGAAGATCTGAGGGTGCCTCAAGATCCGACTCTTTCAAAGAAACTATGAAACGTATTAGTAGAATCGGTTCTCCCAGAAAGCCGATATCCCCACTGGCACACAGCCCATCTCCAACTAGCGTCATGACAACGCGAAGTAGGAGTACTTCACCATTAACTGTTGCCCATGGCACTTCATCTCCTAGCTCAAGCCCCACAGGATCTAATTTGTACTTACATGAAATGGAAGCACACACATTGTCACGGAAGGCACCAGAAAGAAGTAGTAGCTTGCATTCGGCTCTGCCTAAAAAAATACAAAGTCCAACTCGGCCAGAGCGACGAAGTTGGTTTGGTGAACTGGGCCATTCAAGAAGGCCAAGTTGTGAAGGAATTAGTAGTTTAGTAACAGCAGCTAACAAGTCTTCTCCTATACATCAAAAGGTGTCACCTCACGGATCTCCTCTGGTGTTACAAAGAACTGTGGAAAGTGGAAAAGGCAGCAAAGGATCTGGGACTTTATCAGGAATTAAACCAATGAGGAGTCATTCTGAACACTTAACATGGAAGGAACGCACAGCATGGTTTAATAAACAATGA
- the LOC136256387 gene encoding microtubule-associated serine/threonine-protein kinase 3-like isoform X1, with translation MTEERTREFPKLLPNLISEVDACEEVSLFLLLSDDYYIDDDLDLNKTLPRNFKIHPVPMEDPTGGPKRSVSTQHIASSCNASTIGTLSRIHPVASPSSSLSNLLTISAELRKSDPSLHRKKASSFHMHSKSMDDRARLPVRAQSLYTKSQSPPFCSPRYSMITPSPCGSPHNMSPGMSSAFFYGRRDLDRGRRWSATSSGYSTTGYTDSPSSLSSYGSQEALTNQAFEDAANLSQQSSASMWSLMDEDTRPMKRSRARSLSPVRSSRNSHYELESLNLLFQDRFPKAKEQMEEKLQEFITSNEESGLHYSDGHLSFLRNQIIQHAKDLYFKSVNGLLSSQLFMELAASLDTFLHKVHEHTNSDDASLKKLIKQLLAIISRPARLLEVLDFNSEAYYQSLDETEHQLAKELLSSHVPFLLSRLKASLDSHSGDDNKNASDGTEPPDPTTPESSEPQSARSSVISTASSSTAPQLSNFERIKLISQGAYSSVYLVRHKQTKMRFAMKRLSKQRMIMKKQVQNIFQERDVLTVAENPFAVGLWCSFQTERSLYLVMEYVEGGDLGTLIKNIGSLPLDLARMYFAETVLALEYVHNLGIIHRDLKPDNLLITSDGHIKVTDFGLSKMGLASLSAAIYEDHLNLSRDQQFTDEQILGTPDYIAPEVILGRAYGFPVDWWSMGVVLYQMLVGITPFASTTVEALFEEITNDNLEIEWPTEEDEEQPPPPVAQNLVEMLLQHEPQQRLGSATLNGVAGVKEHDFFSTINWERLLRQKAQFVPELSGEDDTSYFDTRSDRYHHDEIASDEEDYDDEQYHFPFTNFSTVTHRYSMLELEHSLTEKTADIKELKDSVFDHHNMDPDVDPMSKLVVGLKITTEDGEDPIAVQGTPQEGDALRDGTVTPETPVKDSAPVILAVPSPIDGRNRRQGLYDITVSTGLSPEHPITVTPPTPAADYTLSESNNFSSSAEHGFSLSPVTDDDMVPPLRSPRMSTCEVPYYIQKGEHGYGVVLQSVRVYLAENSDKYRLHHFVQHVDEESPAWEAGLRPGFVITHVNGESVTGLLHVQVVQLMLNNRRTDVLTINAIPLENTTIQTGHRVPSKSIGHRMVKKLKKLKQKTGALKKRSRTIFRTSKDSRSRPQSPPSGSPNHAHQSPRRSEGASRSDSFKETMKRISRIGSPRKPISPLAHSPSPTSVMTTRSRSTSPLTVAHGTSSPSSSPTGSNLYLHEMEAHTLSRKAPERSSSLHSALPKKIQSPTRPERRSWFGELGHSRRPSCEGISSLVTAANKSSPIHQKVSPHGSPLVLQRTVESGKGSKGSGTLSGIKPMRSHSEHLTWKERTAWFNKQ, from the exons ATGACTGAGGAGCGCACACGAGAGTTTCCGAAATTGTTGCCGAACTTAATATCTGAAGTTGATGCGTGCGAAGAAGTGAGTTTGTTTCTGCTTTTGTCA GATGATTATTATATTGATGATGATTTGGACTTGAATAAGACTTTGCCACGCAATTTTAAAATTCATCCTGTGCCAATGGAAGACCCTACTGGAGGTCCCAAGCGTTCGGTGTCGACGCAGCACATTGCATCAAGCTGCAATGCCAGTACCATCGGCACTTTATCACGGATACATCCTGTGGCTAGTCCCTCGTCATCACTAAGCAATCTACTCACCATCAGTGCTGAGCTACGCAAATCTGACCCATCGTTGCACAGAAAGAAAGCCAGT AGCTTCCACATGCACTCGAAGAGCATGGATGATAGAGCAAG GTTGCCTGTAAGAGCACAGAGCTTGTATACCAAGAGTCAGTCACCGCCATTTTGTTCCCCTCGTTATTCCATGATTACTCCGTCACCTTGTGGAAGTCCTCATAACATGTCACCAGGAATGTCCTCTGCCTTCTTCTATGGCAGGAG AGATCTTGACAGAGGGAGAAGATGGTCAGCGACTTCTTCTGGCTACAGTACAACTGGCTATACTGATTCCCCTTCTTCGTTATCA TCTTATGGCTCCCAGGAAGCCCTAACAAATCAG GCTTTTGAAGATGCTGCCAACTTGTCTCAGCAGTCGAGTGCCAGCATGTGGAGCTTGATGGATGAAGACACCAGACCCATGAAACGTTCTCGAGCTCGAAGTCTAAG TCCAGTCAGGTCTTCACGGAATAGCCATTATGAACTGGAATCTCTTAACTTGTTATTTCAAGATAGATTTCCAAAG GCTAAAGAACAAATGGAAGAAAAGCTACAA GAATTTATTACCTCCAATGAAGAAAGTGGCCTGCATTATTCTGATGGCCATCTCAGCTTCTTAAGGAACCAG attattcagcacGCTAAAGATCTTTACTTCAAGTCTGTCAATGGTCTATTATCAAGCCAGTTATTCATGGAGCTTGCTGCTAGCTTGGATACTTTCTTACATAAG GTACATGAACACACAAACAGTGACGACGCTTCACTAAAGAAACTGATCAAGCAATTGTTAGCAATAATATCTCGACCAGCAAGATTACTAGAAGTTTTG GATTTCAATTCTGAGGCTTACTATCAATCTTTAGATGAAACTGAGCATCAATTAGCGAAGGAGCTCCTCTCCTCGCATGTTCCATTCTTGTTAAGTCGATTAAAAGCATCTCTGGACAGTCATTCAG GAGATGACAACAAAAATGCATCAGATGGAACAGAGCCACCTGACCCTACCACCCCAGAATCATCTGAACCTCAATCAGCAAGAAGCTcg GTTATCTCGACTGCATCATCTTCGACCGCTCCCCAGTTAAGTAACTTTGAGCGGATCAAATTAATCAGCCAGGGAGCATACAG TTCGGTTTATCTTGTGAGACACAAGCAAACAAAGATGAGATTTGCTATGAAGAGGTTGAGCAAGCAGCGTATGATTATGAAGAAACAAGTACAGAATATATTTCAAGAACGTGACGTGCTTACTGTTGCGGAGAATCCTTTCGCTGTTGGTCTGTGGTGCTCTTTTCAGACAGAG AGGAGCTTATATTTGGTGATGGAATATGTTGAAGGTGGTGATCTCGGGACTCTCATAAAGAATATTGGCAGTTTGCCATTGGATCTGGCACGAATGTACTTCGCAGAGACTGTGCTAGCACTGGAGTACGTTCACAACTTGGGAATCATTCATCGTGATTTGAAGCCAGACAATTTGTTGATTACGTCAGACGGCCACATAAAAGTAACAGATTTTGGACTATCCAAAATGGGACTGGCCAGTTTATCGGCAGCAATTTATGAGGATCACTTGAATCTTAGCAGAGACCAACAATTTACTGATGAGCAAATCTTAGGAACACCTGATTATATTGCCCCGGAGGTGATTCTAGGAAGAGCTTATG GATTTCCAGTAGATTGGTGGTCGATGGGTGTAGTCCTGTACCAAATGCTTGTAGGGATCACACCATTTGCCAGCACCACAGTGGAGGCTTTGTTTGAGGAGATCACAAATG ACAATCTTGAAATTGAGTGGCCGACTGAAGAGGATGAAGAACAGCCGCCTCCTCCAGTTGCTCAGAATCTTGTTGAGATGTTGTTGCAACATGAACCTCAACAAAGACTTGGTTCAGCCACTCTCAACGGTGTAGCTGGAGTCAAGGAACATGATTTCTTTTCCACAATTAACTGGGAAAGGTTGTTACGACAGAAGGCACAATTTGTTCCTGAGTTGAGTGGAGAAGATGATACCAGTTACTTTGACA CTCGTAGTGATCGTTACCATCATGATGAAATAGCAAGTGACGAAGAAGATTACGATGATGAGCAATATCATTTCCCATTCACTAACTTCTCCACAGTAACACATCGCTACTCGATGCTTGAATTGGAGCATTCATTAACCGAGAAAACTGCTGACATTAAAGAACTCAAGGATTCAGTGTTTGACCATCATAATATGGATCCAGATGTAGACCCCATGTC GAAATTAGTGGTTGGTCTTAAGATAACTACAGAAGATGGGGAGGATCCTATTGCTGTACAGGGTACACCACAAGAAGGTGACGCATTAAGAGACGGCACAGTCACTCCAGAAACACCCGTGAAAGACTCCGCTCCTGTCATCCTTGCTGTGCCATCACCCATCGATGGTCGTAACAGACGACAAGGACTGTACGACATCACTGTGTCAACGGGACTTTCCCCTGAACACCCAATCACCGTGACCCCACCCACACCAG CTGCTGACTATACTCTTAGCGAGTCCAACAATTTCTCATCTTCCGCAGAGCATGGCTTCTCACTGAGCCCAGTAACTGATGATGATATGGTGCCACCATTGAGATCGCCTCGCATGTCTACCTGTGAAGTGCCCTACTATATCCAGAAAGGGGAACATGGCTATGGCGTCGTTCTGCAGTCAGTGCGTGTCTACCTTGCTGAAAACTCTGACAAATATCGTCTCCATCATTTCGTACAG CACGTTGATGAGGAAAGTCCTGCTTGGGAAGCTGGCCTGAGACCTGGCTTTGTCATCACGCATGTTAACGGAGAG TCTGTAACTGGCTTACTCCATGTACAAGTTGTTCAGCTCATGTTAAACAACAGACGCACTGATGTACTGACAATTAATGCTATTCCATTGGAAAACACCACAATACAAACTGGACACAGGGTACCCAGTAAATCTATTGGACACAGAATGGTAAAGAAACTGAAAAAGTTAAAACAGAAAACTGGAGCACTAAAGAAGCGTTCACGAACGATTTTCAGAACTTCTAAAGATTCTCGTTCCAGGCCACAAAGTCCACCCTCTGGCTCACCAAATCATGCACACCAGAGCCCTAGAAGATCTGAGGGTGCCTCAAGATCCGACTCTTTCAAAGAAACTATGAAACGTATTAGTAGAATCGGTTCTCCCAGAAAGCCGATATCCCCACTGGCACACAGCCCATCTCCAACTAGCGTCATGACAACGCGAAGTAGGAGTACTTCACCATTAACTGTTGCCCATGGCACTTCATCTCCTAGCTCAAGCCCCACAGGATCTAATTTGTACTTACATGAAATGGAAGCACACACATTGTCACGGAAGGCACCAGAAAGAAGTAGTAGCTTGCATTCGGCTCTGCCTAAAAAAATACAAAGTCCAACTCGGCCAGAGCGACGAAGTTGGTTTGGTGAACTGGGCCATTCAAGAAGGCCAAGTTGTGAAGGAATTAGTAGTTTAGTAACAGCAGCTAACAAGTCTTCTCCTATACATCAAAAGGTGTCACCTCACGGATCTCCTCTGGTGTTACAAAGAACTGTGGAAAGTGGAAAAGGCAGCAAAGGATCTGGGACTTTATCAGGAATTAAACCAATGAGGAGTCATTCTGAACACTTAACATGGAAGGAACGCACAGCATGGTTTAATAAACAATGA